One window of the Desulfatiglans sp. genome contains the following:
- a CDS encoding virulence RhuM family protein: protein MTEKNNQSEIILYKTDDGRIKVDTVFQNETIWLTQAQMSELFDVNVPAISKHLKNIFDSGELDEDSVVSILETTATDGKNYKTKYFNLDAIIAVGYRVNSKRATQFRIWASNILKEYIIKGFAMDDERLKNLGGGGYWKELLQRIRDIRSSEKVFYRQVLDIYATSIDYDPMSDVSIEFFKKVQNKIHYAVHGQTAAEVIFDRADAEKEFMGLMSFPGSRPFLKDVVIAKNYLNENELRSLGQIVSGYLDFAERQAERKQSMTMKDWTFHLDKILTMSGEKLLQGAGSVSHETAIEKATVEYKKYQQKTLSDVENKYIESLKVIENISKKQNVPKEKDE from the coding sequence ATGACAGAAAAAAACAACCAGTCTGAAATAATCCTTTATAAAACCGATGACGGCAGGATAAAGGTAGATACTGTTTTTCAGAATGAAACAATATGGCTGACACAGGCACAGATGAGCGAGTTGTTTGATGTAAATGTTCCAGCAATATCCAAACATCTTAAAAACATATTTGATTCCGGTGAACTGGATGAAGATTCAGTTGTTTCCATTTTGGAAACAACTGCCACTGATGGCAAGAACTATAAAACCAAATATTTCAACCTTGACGCAATCATTGCTGTGGGGTACCGGGTCAATTCCAAAAGAGCGACACAGTTCCGGATATGGGCGTCAAATATCCTCAAAGAATACATCATCAAAGGCTTTGCAATGGATGATGAGAGGCTTAAAAATTTGGGAGGCGGCGGCTATTGGAAAGAACTACTGCAACGAATACGCGACATTCGCTCGTCCGAGAAGGTATTTTACCGCCAGGTACTGGATATTTATGCAACCAGCATTGATTATGACCCCATGTCAGATGTTTCCATTGAATTTTTCAAAAAAGTGCAAAATAAAATTCATTACGCAGTCCATGGACAAACAGCCGCTGAGGTAATATTTGATCGTGCTGATGCCGAAAAAGAATTTATGGGGCTGATGTCGTTTCCTGGTAGTCGTCCTTTTCTGAAAGATGTTGTTATTGCAAAAAATTATCTAAATGAAAATGAACTTCGCTCGCTTGGGCAAATAGTATCGGGGTATCTGGATTTTGCAGAAAGACAAGCCGAACGAAAACAATCAATGACCATGAAAGACTGGACCTTTCATCTTGATAAAATATTGACCATGAGCGGTGAAAAACTATTGCAGGGAGCAGGTTCTGTAAGTCATGAAACAGCAATTGAAAAGGCTACCGTAGAATATAAAAAGTATCAGCAAAAAACCTTGAGCGATGTAGAAAATAAATATATTGAGAGCTTGAAAGTAATAGAAAATATAAGCAAAAAGCAAAATGTACCAAAAGAAAAGGATGAATAA
- a CDS encoding tetratricopeptide repeat protein: MINLKDIIKNISTVDTKSYKLDNKNQHNTINLKQKNSTLNADEIICGNQYNEYHIHFDNTDDKNIKDLIDINYERKSLFDKETVVHYQESDIPSQISLLLKEAESLQKIRKFNEALKIYLDISTDPSVSNLLPQKARFTINLNVGICYFNLISTPNYLEEAKKYIDRAYGLKEGQDEERIYLVLSWYYKEIGNNVLSKTMLNEAIKINPEYIRAINMRALIRKEEGEKLEEILKDYFDENGELKELFKENENVFINLGQLFYMAKKNDDAIEWFEKAKERIGDDFIVIALLGNSYFFKSLKGKEYLNDFNINKDINFEALCRSWELFKNAFEIAESVGLDATLKPFILNFSTASILIGKYKDVIDKLNKAIKLGISDDDLLRNKAKIEAISGSTDEAKKILQRLSDKNSSINFSLILFSEGRYTEAINNLRKTLMEDSLEDEDIEFCEALLCECLIKNSETPEALKILNKIKKESRDTWRSDLVWGKYYEHIGNISESEKYHTKALKISENHPYAFIETVIFLGRNKQYQKSIELLKASFNMPFFHVMKQDVYLFLAKSYFFIDDYESAINIIEEASKENVEKQIFTEILIECYMRLKNYSEAQLILEKTYYKDPLKDSNILNLSTCLALQGKIEESIRLYNKAEKLEKIKKDSKFYMQYSQLSLLNEDKESALKYAEKAKDIDIDIPKSSAHSFYMQMSLRCGKTDQTVEYMMDYHSSFPKEMLVKTIKAVEDKNGNEKQLTDEFKNELLKINERFQFLINQYKTNPFPLHFLSRFFNRTLNEVYYWRIIYGIPIYVDSGSPYLHKSEIENLQTTETLLVDNVALMILNELGLIDELFKEFNQIIIPQSLFEEIQNNILLVEDPKNIKLWKTLKSNPKVLFCHIQTDFDFLSKGFLDFIGQATFDCLNIAKKEGHIYCAGDDRLKRLAYKEKLKVTGIYALLINLHKKGAIDGNTLSKYKLKLLSENHTFISFNSDDLLNITRERQYECGDELDIFFDTIFKEQPNITSFVAVFRETLMRMIMYGIKANVLAGWIFKYIEIYQRIFKNEYTAHNFPHLFQKRPKENYRGHEIDIIEICMLALIDILLIIESNIKEQNEKKILYDTFYNTINHSELFQIYNNEMIEFVKDTIKRKESFGVVNG; the protein is encoded by the coding sequence GTGATAAATTTAAAAGATATTATAAAAAATATCTCTACTGTAGATACCAAGTCATATAAACTTGATAATAAAAATCAACATAATACGATTAATCTCAAACAAAAAAATAGCACATTAAATGCAGATGAAATTATCTGTGGTAATCAATACAATGAGTACCACATCCATTTCGATAATACAGATGATAAAAATATTAAAGATCTAATAGATATCAACTACGAACGAAAATCTTTATTTGATAAAGAAACAGTTGTACATTATCAAGAATCAGATATCCCTTCTCAGATTTCACTACTATTAAAAGAAGCAGAGAGTTTACAAAAAATACGTAAATTTAACGAAGCATTAAAAATATACTTGGATATTTCTACAGACCCATCAGTGTCGAACTTATTACCTCAAAAAGCTAGATTCACTATTAATCTAAATGTGGGGATTTGTTATTTTAACTTAATATCAACCCCAAATTATTTGGAGGAGGCTAAAAAATATATTGATAGAGCTTATGGATTAAAAGAGGGACAAGATGAAGAAAGAATTTATTTGGTTCTATCATGGTACTACAAAGAAATAGGAAATAATGTTTTATCAAAAACCATGCTTAACGAAGCTATTAAGATAAATCCTGAATATATAAGAGCGATAAATATGCGAGCTCTTATCAGAAAAGAAGAAGGTGAAAAATTAGAGGAAATACTTAAAGATTATTTTGATGAAAACGGTGAGTTGAAAGAATTATTTAAAGAAAATGAAAACGTTTTTATAAATCTGGGTCAACTCTTTTATATGGCAAAGAAAAATGATGATGCCATAGAATGGTTTGAAAAGGCAAAAGAAAGGATAGGAGATGATTTTATAGTAATTGCTTTACTAGGAAATTCATATTTCTTTAAAAGCTTGAAAGGAAAAGAGTACCTCAATGATTTTAATATAAATAAAGATATTAATTTTGAGGCATTATGTAGATCATGGGAGTTATTTAAAAACGCTTTTGAAATTGCTGAAAGTGTTGGCTTAGATGCGACATTAAAGCCATTTATTTTAAATTTTTCGACCGCGAGTATTCTAATTGGTAAGTATAAAGATGTAATAGATAAATTAAACAAGGCAATTAAGTTGGGTATTTCAGATGATGATTTGCTAAGAAATAAAGCAAAAATCGAGGCGATATCTGGTTCAACAGATGAAGCAAAAAAAATACTTCAAAGACTTTCTGATAAGAATTCATCTATCAACTTTTCATTGATATTGTTTTCAGAAGGCAGATATACAGAAGCAATCAATAATCTAAGAAAAACGTTAATGGAAGATAGTCTAGAAGATGAAGACATTGAATTTTGTGAAGCTCTTCTTTGTGAATGTTTAATAAAAAATTCAGAAACGCCTGAAGCTCTTAAAATATTAAATAAAATAAAAAAGGAAAGCAGGGATACATGGAGAAGTGATCTAGTTTGGGGTAAGTATTATGAGCATATAGGAAATATTTCAGAATCTGAAAAGTATCATACAAAAGCACTAAAAATATCAGAAAATCATCCTTATGCATTTATTGAAACAGTTATATTTTTAGGAAGAAATAAGCAGTATCAAAAATCCATTGAGCTACTGAAGGCAAGTTTTAATATGCCTTTTTTCCATGTAATGAAGCAGGATGTATATCTATTCCTCGCAAAATCATATTTTTTCATTGATGATTATGAGTCTGCAATAAATATAATAGAAGAAGCTAGTAAAGAAAATGTAGAAAAACAAATTTTTACTGAAATACTTATTGAATGTTACATGCGATTAAAAAACTACTCAGAAGCACAATTGATCCTAGAGAAAACATATTATAAAGACCCATTGAAAGATTCCAATATACTTAATTTATCAACATGCTTGGCTTTGCAAGGCAAAATTGAGGAAAGTATAAGACTATATAATAAGGCTGAAAAGTTAGAAAAAATAAAAAAAGATTCAAAATTCTATATGCAATATAGTCAGCTATCCTTGTTAAACGAGGATAAAGAAAGTGCCTTAAAGTATGCGGAAAAAGCAAAAGATATAGACATAGATATACCAAAATCTTCGGCACATAGCTTCTATATGCAAATGAGCCTTCGTTGTGGAAAAACTGATCAGACTGTTGAATATATGATGGATTACCACTCATCTTTTCCAAAAGAGATGTTAGTAAAAACAATAAAGGCAGTAGAAGATAAAAACGGAAATGAAAAGCAGTTGACTGATGAATTTAAAAATGAGTTATTAAAAATTAATGAAAGATTTCAATTTTTAATTAATCAATACAAAACAAATCCATTTCCACTGCATTTCCTTTCTCGTTTTTTTAATAGAACTTTAAATGAAGTTTATTATTGGAGAATAATTTATGGCATTCCAATATATGTGGATTCTGGAAGTCCCTATTTACATAAATCCGAAATCGAAAACTTGCAAACAACTGAAACACTTCTCGTTGATAATGTCGCATTAATGATCTTAAATGAACTAGGCTTAATAGATGAACTATTTAAAGAGTTCAATCAAATTATTATTCCACAATCACTTTTTGAAGAAATCCAAAATAACATCTTACTTGTCGAAGATCCGAAAAATATAAAATTATGGAAAACATTAAAATCAAATCCTAAAGTCCTTTTCTGTCATATACAAACAGACTTCGATTTTTTAAGTAAAGGCTTTTTAGATTTTATTGGACAAGCCACTTTTGATTGTTTGAATATTGCAAAAAAAGAAGGGCATATTTATTGTGCAGGTGATGATAGATTAAAAAGGCTGGCATATAAGGAAAAACTCAAAGTTACCGGTATATATGCACTATTAATAAATCTACATAAAAAAGGTGCAATCGATGGAAATACTCTTTCAAAATATAAACTTAAATTGTTAAGTGAAAATCATACTTTTATATCTTTCAATAGTGATGACTTATTGAATATCACAAGAGAAAGACAATATGAATGCGGTGATGAATTGGATATCTTTTTTGATACTATTTTTAAAGAACAACCTAATATAACGAGTTTTGTAGCAGTTTTCAGAGAAACATTAATGAGAATGATAATGTATGGTATTAAAGCTAATGTTCTTGCTGGCTGGATATTTAAATACATAGAAATTTATCAAAGAATATTTAAGAATGAATATACAGCTCATAATTTTCCACACTTGTTTCAGAAAAGACCAAAAGAAAATTATAGAGGTCACGAAATAGATATTATTGAGATATGTATGCTAGCTTTAATAGATATTTTATTGATAATAGAATCTAATATAAAGGAGCAAAATGAAAAAAAGATACTTTATGATACATTTTACAATACAATTAACCACAGTGAATTATTTCAAATATATAACAATGAAATGATTGAATTTGTTAAAGATACAATAAAAAGAAAAGAGTCGTTCGGCGTCGTAAATGGGTGA
- a CDS encoding 2-oxoacid:acceptor oxidoreductase subunit alpha: MNKTSVNIMLGGEAGQGLQTVGPILAKSLIREGYSIHVTQTYESRVRGGHNVFAIRAGTGKIESPYDWIDILVCLNKESYKIHRNRLTDDAVVICDDDWEIEFDRKIIVPSKLPGEKVTRNSAAIGIVAGLIGVDKNTLMSVFKESMDSGKAKENIITIEAALLWLDENKIDFKLLPEIMKPEKKWMLTGHEAIVLGAVSAGIKFCSFYPMSPATSIAQTLIDYSSRMGLIVEQVEDEIAAINMALGASYAGAPAIVPTSGGGFALMTEGVSLAGISETPIVIVVAQRPGPGTGLATRTEQADLMLVLHAGHGEFPRVIYSPGNVEECLYLSRKAAFMTEKFQVPAFVLTDQYIAESYQDVKPVNIKKLTCVNPGERASNISTPYQRYKITESGISPRLLPGFSENLVVADSHEHTEEGHMTEDLNLRPHMVDKRINKVNNMEGEAVLPEYTGNNKPEILFVCWGSTKGAVKEAAGLLQSRGKKTAVLHFSQVWPLYPDNFLKYLEGAGRVVSVEGNATSQFAKLIRRETGFMIETRVLRYDGLPITPDFILDRLTL, encoded by the coding sequence ATGAATAAAACCAGTGTAAACATAATGCTGGGGGGAGAGGCCGGTCAGGGGCTTCAGACTGTCGGGCCTATTCTTGCTAAAAGCCTCATCCGGGAAGGCTATTCGATTCATGTCACGCAGACCTACGAATCGAGGGTCAGGGGAGGGCATAATGTCTTTGCCATACGGGCCGGTACAGGTAAGATAGAATCTCCATATGACTGGATAGATATCCTGGTATGCTTGAACAAAGAAAGTTATAAAATCCACCGGAATAGACTGACAGACGATGCTGTTGTTATCTGTGACGATGACTGGGAAATTGAATTTGATAGAAAAATCATCGTCCCTTCCAAATTGCCCGGAGAAAAAGTAACCAGAAACAGCGCTGCGATAGGGATAGTCGCCGGCCTGATCGGTGTTGATAAAAATACCCTCATGAGCGTGTTTAAAGAATCGATGGACAGCGGGAAGGCAAAGGAAAATATTATTACAATTGAGGCCGCCTTACTGTGGCTTGATGAAAACAAGATTGATTTTAAACTGTTACCTGAAATTATGAAACCTGAAAAAAAATGGATGCTGACAGGCCATGAGGCAATCGTCCTTGGAGCTGTTTCAGCAGGGATTAAGTTCTGTTCCTTTTACCCTATGAGCCCGGCCACATCAATAGCCCAGACCCTTATAGATTATTCAAGTAGAATGGGTCTGATAGTAGAGCAGGTGGAAGATGAAATAGCAGCTATAAACATGGCCCTGGGTGCTTCATATGCTGGAGCCCCCGCTATCGTTCCGACATCGGGCGGGGGATTTGCACTGATGACAGAGGGCGTGAGCCTTGCAGGAATAAGTGAGACCCCCATAGTAATTGTGGTCGCCCAGCGGCCCGGGCCGGGAACAGGTCTTGCCACACGCACTGAACAGGCTGATCTTATGCTTGTTCTTCACGCAGGTCATGGAGAATTTCCCAGGGTCATTTACTCCCCCGGTAATGTCGAGGAGTGCTTATACCTTAGCCGGAAGGCGGCCTTTATGACAGAGAAATTTCAGGTTCCGGCCTTTGTACTTACTGACCAGTATATTGCCGAATCTTATCAGGACGTAAAACCGGTTAACATAAAAAAGCTTACCTGTGTGAACCCGGGTGAACGGGCCTCCAATATATCTACACCATATCAACGCTATAAGATTACCGAAAGCGGTATATCACCCCGCCTCCTTCCGGGTTTTTCGGAAAACCTTGTAGTTGCAGACAGCCATGAGCATACAGAAGAAGGTCATATGACCGAAGACCTTAACCTGAGGCCGCATATGGTGGATAAAAGGATAAACAAAGTAAATAATATGGAGGGTGAAGCTGTTTTACCGGAATATACCGGTAATAACAAACCAGAGATCCTTTTTGTCTGCTGGGGCTCAACAAAAGGGGCAGTGAAGGAGGCAGCGGGGCTGCTTCAATCAAGAGGCAAAAAGACAGCAGTCCTTCATTTTTCACAGGTGTGGCCCCTCTATCCGGATAACTTTTTAAAATATCTTGAAGGGGCAGGGAGAGTCGTCTCGGTTGAAGGAAACGCCACATCCCAGTTTGCGAAACTGATACGTCGCGAGACAGGATTTATGATAGAGACCAGAGTATTGCGTTATGATGGTCTCCCGATAACGCCCGATTTTATTCTTGACAGGTTGACTCTATAA
- a CDS encoding 2-oxoacid:ferredoxin oxidoreductase subunit beta, with protein sequence MVTLKDYGEYETAWCPGCGNFNLLDAVKDALVKQGLKPHQVLFVSGIGQAAKAPHYLNANLFNGLHGRALPVATGAKLVNPDLAVIAESGDGCMYGEGGNHFLSAIRRNIDITVLVHNNQVYGLTKGQASPTSDKGFITKTQPEGVIPVPFNPVATAISLHAGFVARSFTGMKEHLTAMIIEAMNHRGFAIVDILQPCVSFNHVNTFKWYKERCTELPTGYDPLNWVSAMEKSQIWGDEIPVGIFYKNNRPSFEGNFSVLENGPLAGRGVNHLKLAEIMSYYL encoded by the coding sequence ATGGTCACTCTAAAAGATTATGGTGAATATGAAACAGCATGGTGCCCCGGATGCGGGAATTTCAATCTTCTTGATGCTGTTAAGGATGCTCTTGTTAAACAGGGGCTGAAACCGCACCAGGTACTGTTTGTCTCAGGCATCGGGCAGGCTGCAAAGGCCCCTCATTATTTAAACGCAAATCTCTTCAATGGCCTCCACGGCCGTGCATTACCGGTTGCCACCGGCGCAAAACTGGTTAACCCCGATCTTGCAGTCATAGCCGAGAGCGGAGACGGATGCATGTATGGTGAAGGGGGCAATCATTTCCTCTCTGCTATACGACGCAATATAGATATAACAGTACTGGTACATAATAATCAGGTTTATGGTTTAACCAAGGGTCAGGCCAGCCCGACCTCTGATAAGGGGTTTATTACAAAGACACAACCAGAAGGGGTGATCCCTGTTCCTTTTAACCCTGTTGCCACAGCTATTTCTCTTCATGCTGGCTTTGTAGCACGTTCATTTACCGGGATGAAGGAACACCTGACAGCAATGATAATAGAGGCGATGAACCACAGGGGATTTGCCATAGTTGATATACTTCAGCCATGTGTCTCATTCAATCATGTGAATACCTTTAAGTGGTATAAGGAAAGGTGCACGGAGTTGCCCACTGGTTATGATCCTTTAAACTGGGTTTCGGCAATGGAAAAATCGCAGATATGGGGAGATGAGATACCAGTTGGTATTTTTTATAAGAACAACCGACCTTCATTTGAAGGAAATTTTTCTGTCCTTGAAAACGGACCCCTTGCAGGAAGAGGTGTTAATCATTTGAAACTTGCGGAGATTATGAGTTACTACTTATAA
- a CDS encoding universal stress protein has protein sequence MLLFKRILCPTDFSEPSYKALKAADDLAKEFRAELILIHVVSPMQVFPSSPGFAPGMMASNAYLPEDIASDIKKHATESLEMTVKEKVSQGVKSKTVILHGNPAEEIAKYAEESKVSVIIMGTHGLTGWRHLLLGSVTEKVARIASCPVLTIPSK, from the coding sequence ATGCTGCTATTTAAAAGAATATTATGTCCCACCGATTTCAGCGAGCCTTCCTACAAGGCATTAAAGGCTGCCGATGATCTGGCAAAAGAATTCAGGGCAGAGCTCATATTAATTCATGTGGTGTCTCCAATGCAGGTCTTCCCCTCATCACCCGGATTCGCACCCGGGATGATGGCTTCCAATGCCTATCTTCCTGAAGATATTGCCAGTGATATAAAAAAGCATGCAACCGAATCTCTCGAAATGACTGTTAAAGAAAAGGTGTCCCAGGGAGTAAAATCAAAAACAGTAATCCTGCACGGAAACCCGGCTGAAGAAATTGCGAAATATGCAGAAGAATCGAAGGTCAGCGTCATAATTATGGGGACGCACGGCTTAACAGGCTGGCGGCACCTTCTTCTTGGTTCTGTAACCGAAAAGGTTGCTCGCATTGCATCATGCCCGGTTCTGACAATTCCTTCAAAATAG
- a CDS encoding response regulator, translating into MNDKIMIVDDEEHIRMLYAEELEDEGYIVVTVSTGFNIVKKIEIEYPDIVVIDIQLRDYNGLDLLQAIKNRFEDIPVGICSAYDTFREDMKSTAADFYVLKSHDLEELKNNIASSLDHYRQKRKLKAHFNMSANII; encoded by the coding sequence ATGAATGATAAAATAATGATAGTGGATGATGAAGAGCATATTCGAATGCTATACGCTGAAGAGTTAGAGGATGAAGGATATATTGTTGTGACAGTGTCAACAGGGTTCAATATCGTTAAAAAAATAGAGATAGAATATCCGGACATTGTCGTAATTGATATTCAATTACGAGATTATAACGGTCTTGACCTTTTGCAGGCTATCAAGAATAGGTTTGAGGATATACCCGTTGGTATCTGCAGCGCATATGATACATTCAGGGAGGACATGAAATCAACAGCTGCTGATTTTTATGTTTTAAAATCCCATGATTTAGAGGAACTGAAAAATAATATAGCCTCTTCACTTGATCATTACAGGCAGAAAAGAAAACTCAAAGCGCATTTTAATATGTCAGCAAATATTATCTAA
- a CDS encoding GAF domain-containing protein: protein MERYPFIENFGGTSIVDVRLRLFEYMIKCSLEELLQKTLDEIELLTASSIGFYHFIDRDQKSIILQAWSTRTEKEFCHTEGKGMHYNIEQAGIWVDCVRQRKPVIHNDYPSLPGRKGLPDGHAEVIRQLVVPVIKENLIVAILGVGNKPTGYTETDVEIVSFLADVAWEIVERKRMEEALKQANDDLEKKVLERTAELEWKNHELQEFASVASHDLQEPLRKIQVFSDLVEKELSGTISEKVNDYLERMRSSAKKMQHLMKSLLAYSSLSSQNLTFEPVDLNLIADRVTEDLRPIWKETKPEIEIADLPQIEADPLQITRLFQNLITNAVRYSKKGETPVVKISGRIICKQGKGKMNEFCELSVEDNGIGFDMCHADRIFLPFERLHTHGEYEGTGMGLAICRKIVSRHGGSITVQSQPGEGSKFFICLPLKH from the coding sequence ATGGAAAGGTATCCATTTATTGAAAATTTCGGTGGAACGAGTATTGTTGATGTCCGACTGCGTTTATTTGAATACATGATAAAATGTTCACTTGAGGAGCTGCTTCAAAAAACTCTGGATGAGATTGAACTATTAACCGCAAGTTCCATCGGGTTTTACCATTTTATTGACAGGGATCAGAAATCGATCATACTTCAGGCATGGTCAACCAGGACTGAAAAGGAATTTTGTCATACAGAAGGAAAAGGGATGCATTATAATATTGAGCAGGCTGGTATCTGGGTTGATTGTGTACGTCAACGAAAGCCTGTGATTCATAATGATTATCCATCTTTACCCGGCAGAAAGGGGCTGCCTGATGGGCACGCAGAGGTAATTCGTCAACTTGTTGTGCCGGTTATAAAGGAGAATTTGATAGTTGCTATACTGGGGGTAGGTAATAAACCTACAGGCTATACAGAAACGGACGTGGAGATTGTATCGTTTCTCGCTGATGTAGCCTGGGAAATAGTGGAGCGGAAACGGATGGAAGAAGCCTTGAAGCAGGCTAATGATGATCTGGAAAAAAAGGTATTGGAGCGCACCGCTGAACTCGAGTGGAAAAACCATGAATTGCAGGAATTTGCTTCAGTGGCATCCCATGACCTGCAGGAGCCCCTCAGGAAGATCCAGGTGTTTTCTGATCTTGTCGAGAAAGAACTTTCCGGCACCATTTCGGAAAAGGTAAATGACTACCTGGAACGTATGAGAAGTTCGGCAAAGAAAATGCAGCATTTAATGAAGTCCTTACTTGCCTACTCAAGCCTTTCCTCTCAGAATCTTACCTTTGAACCTGTTGATTTAAATTTGATTGCTGACAGGGTTACTGAGGATCTAAGACCCATATGGAAAGAAACAAAACCTGAGATTGAAATAGCCGATTTGCCGCAGATAGAAGCAGACCCACTTCAAATAACACGGCTTTTTCAGAATCTGATCACTAATGCAGTTCGTTACAGCAAAAAAGGTGAGACCCCGGTTGTCAAAATATCAGGTCGAATCATATGTAAACAGGGAAAGGGGAAAATGAATGAGTTTTGCGAACTATCTGTGGAGGATAATGGAATCGGTTTTGATATGTGCCATGCAGACAGGATATTTTTACCCTTTGAGCGGCTCCATACCCATGGGGAATATGAAGGCACCGGGATGGGGCTTGCTATCTGCCGCAAAATCGTGAGTCGACATGGAGGAAGCATTACAGTTCAAAGTCAACCTGGAGAAGGATCAAAATTTTTTATATGCCTTCCTCTCAAACATTAA